The proteins below come from a single Brevundimonas sp. LM2 genomic window:
- a CDS encoding EthD family reductase, whose amino-acid sequence MIRFFALLPRRPDIDRQRFHDHWRHPHGTLGRQIPGMLTYVQGHQFDTDRLGPGQDQYDGVAMPSFDSPKDAAALVDEPLFVDNIRPDEPLFQDLPNVIFFITEEEVIVSRPPIGAVSDVDRQWDVLERPTSIHLLQFVHLDGDPGWAGANDAELGLRIGALRHAVNRPSAEVHSDDAPFLGARQLWWPTLTAFQDGVDADRTAFDQLLGQAGHAVTMLAVSERFVR is encoded by the coding sequence GTGATCCGCTTCTTCGCCCTCCTCCCCCGCCGCCCCGACATCGACCGCCAGCGCTTCCATGACCACTGGCGCCACCCGCACGGCACCCTGGGCCGCCAGATCCCCGGCATGCTCACCTATGTCCAAGGACACCAGTTCGACACCGACCGCCTCGGCCCGGGTCAGGACCAGTACGACGGCGTCGCCATGCCCTCGTTCGACTCTCCGAAGGACGCCGCCGCGCTGGTCGACGAGCCCTTGTTCGTCGACAATATCCGCCCCGACGAGCCGCTGTTCCAGGACCTGCCCAATGTCATCTTCTTCATCACCGAGGAGGAGGTGATCGTCTCGCGGCCCCCTATCGGCGCCGTATCCGACGTCGATCGGCAGTGGGACGTGCTGGAGCGGCCGACCAGCATCCATCTCCTGCAGTTCGTGCACCTTGATGGCGATCCCGGCTGGGCGGGCGCGAACGACGCCGAGCTCGGCCTGCGGATCGGCGCGCTGCGTCACGCGGTGAACCGGCCGAGCGCCGAGGTGCACAGCGACGACGCACCGTTCCTGGGCGCCCGTCAGTTGTGGTGGCCCACCCTGACGGCGTTCCAGGACGGCGTGGACGCCGATCGGACCGCCTTCGACCAGCTCCTCGGCCAGGCCGGTCACGCCGTCACCATGCTGGCGGTCTCGGAGCGGTTCGTGCGCTGA
- a CDS encoding helix-turn-helix domain-containing protein — MSVCQHFDESCPSRSLFDNIADKWSMMVISVLDAGPMRFNGIKRHLEGVTQKALAQCLRRLERNGLVSRRVIMTSPIGVEYAITPLGRSLLGPFRALHVWTLEHLDEVERARQAFDGRAAA, encoded by the coding sequence ATGTCCGTCTGTCAGCATTTCGATGAAAGCTGTCCTAGTCGTTCGCTGTTCGACAATATCGCTGACAAGTGGTCGATGATGGTGATCAGCGTGCTGGACGCAGGGCCCATGCGCTTCAATGGTATCAAGCGGCACCTGGAGGGCGTGACGCAGAAGGCGCTGGCCCAATGCCTGCGGCGGCTGGAACGCAATGGCCTCGTGTCCCGCCGGGTCATCATGACCTCGCCGATCGGGGTCGAATACGCCATCACGCCGCTCGGCCGCTCGCTGTTGGGTCCGTTTCGAGCCCTCCATGTGTGGACCCTGGAGCATCTGGATGAGGTGGAGCGGGCGCGCCAGGCGTTCGACGGCCGCGCCGCCGCGTGA
- a CDS encoding DUF3883 domain-containing protein — protein MVDQSKVGTGWSADELDVIVADWFAMLALDAAGQPFVKAHRARALMERTGRSHRSVEFKHMNISAVAAELGLPHVRGYRPMANYQAAIFDAIDRHLDTHPAVLTDEAFNLSRLLPIAEGRWGGGTSPFGDVTEGATGSFPRVAEKASRFEPEGGFPALTLTEAPPPGPPRTPRPEGLARLVRKYDPAARNHANRTLGRLGEEQVFHHEHARLIAADRPDLARRIEWTSQERGDGAGYDIKSFDPTGTERLIEVKATRGGPTTPFWLTRTEREVSMERPDHWRLYRLHDLSAAPGLFVLPPPLEASVKLEPETWGARF, from the coding sequence TTGGTAGATCAATCCAAGGTTGGCACGGGCTGGAGCGCGGACGAGCTCGACGTCATCGTCGCCGACTGGTTCGCCATGCTGGCCCTCGACGCGGCCGGCCAGCCGTTCGTCAAGGCCCACCGCGCCCGCGCTCTGATGGAGCGAACCGGCCGCAGTCACCGTTCGGTCGAGTTCAAGCACATGAACATCTCGGCCGTCGCCGCCGAACTGGGCCTGCCCCACGTGCGCGGCTACCGCCCGATGGCCAACTATCAAGCCGCCATCTTCGACGCCATCGACCGTCATCTTGACACTCACCCCGCGGTCCTGACGGACGAGGCCTTCAATCTAAGCCGTCTCCTCCCCATCGCCGAAGGGCGATGGGGAGGTGGCACGTCGCCCTTCGGCGACGTGACGGAGGGGGCGACCGGGTCCTTCCCTCGAGTCGCCGAGAAGGCCTCGCGGTTCGAACCGGAAGGGGGCTTCCCCGCCCTCACCCTCACCGAGGCCCCGCCCCCTGGCCCGCCCCGCACCCCGCGCCCGGAGGGCCTCGCCCGCCTCGTCCGCAAATACGACCCCGCCGCCCGCAACCACGCCAACCGCACCCTCGGCCGCCTCGGCGAGGAACAGGTCTTCCACCACGAACACGCCCGCCTGATCGCCGCCGACCGCCCCGACCTCGCCCGCCGCATCGAATGGACCAGCCAGGAGCGCGGCGACGGTGCCGGCTACGATATCAAGAGCTTCGACCCCACCGGCACCGAGCGCCTGATCGAGGTTAAGGCCACCCGCGGCGGCCCCACCACCCCCTTCTGGCTGACCCGCACCGAGCGCGAGGTGTCGATGGAGCGACCCGACCACTGGCGCCTCTACCGCCTCCACGACCTTTCGGCCGCGCCGGGATTGTTCGTGCTGCCGCCTCCACTGGAGGCGTCGGTCAAACTGGAGCCAGAGACGTGGGGGGCGCGCTTCTAA
- a CDS encoding response regulator: MPFSGTPHDPTNPTHRTRVLVVEDECVIRMVVSDHLRDVGFLVTEAMDGDEAIAILTSGLFIDLVYTDVRMPGVADGMDVLRFVRRTQPDLPVLMTSAHLEPAIAYSGGACGYLAKPTEPEAISVAIRAALDLAA, encoded by the coding sequence ATGCCGTTCAGCGGAACGCCCCACGACCCGACAAACCCGACGCACAGGACGCGAGTCCTGGTCGTCGAGGACGAATGCGTGATCCGAATGGTGGTCTCCGATCATCTGCGCGACGTCGGCTTCCTCGTGACCGAGGCCATGGACGGCGACGAGGCGATCGCCATCCTGACGTCCGGCCTGTTCATCGACCTGGTCTATACCGATGTGCGGATGCCGGGGGTGGCGGACGGGATGGACGTGCTGCGCTTCGTGCGGCGCACCCAGCCCGACCTGCCGGTGCTGATGACCTCGGCGCATCTGGAGCCGGCCATCGCCTATTCCGGCGGGGCGTGCGGCTATCTGGCCAAGCCGACGGAGCCCGAGGCGATCTCGGTGGCGATCCGGGCGGCGCTGGATCTGGCGGCCTGA
- a CDS encoding bifunctional 4-hydroxy-2-oxoglutarate aldolase/2-dehydro-3-deoxy-phosphogluconate aldolase → MPHDRLSVLTALQAQGVCPVFYHADPEVALNVIRACARGGAPVIEFTNRGDFAVDLFADIAREIARTDPGIVLGIGSVLDAGTAALYLNRAARFVVSPALVPEVAQVCNRRMVAYFPGCGSVRDISEAQALGCEIVKLFPGASVGGPDFVKAVMGPMPWTKIMPTGGVDPDAASIGKWFGAGIVAAGMGSKLITDAAVRAGDWAGIEASVRATVNAVAAFRRA, encoded by the coding sequence ATGCCGCACGACCGCCTCTCCGTCCTGACCGCGCTCCAGGCCCAGGGCGTCTGCCCGGTCTTCTACCATGCCGACCCCGAGGTGGCGCTGAACGTCATCCGCGCCTGCGCCCGGGGCGGCGCGCCGGTGATCGAGTTCACCAACCGGGGCGACTTCGCCGTCGACCTGTTCGCCGACATCGCCCGCGAGATCGCCCGCACCGACCCCGGCATCGTCCTGGGCATCGGCTCGGTGCTGGATGCCGGCACGGCCGCCCTGTACCTCAACCGCGCCGCCCGCTTCGTCGTCTCCCCGGCCCTGGTCCCCGAGGTCGCCCAGGTCTGCAACCGCCGCATGGTCGCCTACTTCCCCGGCTGCGGCTCGGTCCGCGACATCAGCGAGGCCCAGGCCCTGGGCTGCGAGATCGTCAAACTGTTCCCCGGGGCCAGCGTCGGCGGCCCGGACTTCGTCAAGGCCGTGATGGGCCCCATGCCCTGGACCAAGATCATGCCGACCGGGGGCGTCGACCCCGACGCGGCCAGCATCGGCAAATGGTTCGGCGCGGGCATCGTCGCCGCCGGCATGGGTTCCAAACTGATCACCGACGCGGCGGTCAGGGCCGGGGACTGGGCCGGGATCGAGGCCTCGGTCCGCGCCACCGTCAACGCCGTCGCCGCCTTCCGGCGCGCCTAG
- a CDS encoding peptide deformylase encodes MAIRRILTIDNAPDLAILKQVSKPVAVVDDAVRALMDDMLDTMYDAPGIGLAAVQIGELQRVVVMDLGDGPAPEGSEPAAEGEVENEDTPRVPNPRFFVNPEVLWASDETFCYEEGCLSIPEYFDEVERPARVRVAYLDRAGARIEEEIEGLYAVCFQHELDHLNGVLFIDHLSRLRRDRAMSKVKKTMRLREDA; translated from the coding sequence ATGGCCATCCGACGCATCCTGACCATCGACAACGCCCCCGACCTGGCGATCCTGAAACAGGTGTCGAAGCCTGTCGCCGTCGTCGACGACGCGGTGCGCGCCCTGATGGATGACATGCTGGACACCATGTACGACGCTCCCGGCATCGGCCTGGCCGCCGTCCAGATCGGCGAGCTGCAGCGCGTCGTCGTCATGGACCTCGGCGACGGCCCCGCGCCCGAGGGCAGCGAGCCCGCTGCCGAGGGCGAAGTGGAGAACGAGGACACCCCCCGCGTCCCCAACCCCCGCTTCTTCGTCAATCCGGAGGTCCTGTGGGCCTCGGACGAGACCTTCTGCTACGAAGAGGGCTGCCTCTCCATCCCCGAATATTTCGACGAGGTCGAGCGCCCGGCCCGCGTTCGCGTCGCCTATCTGGACCGCGCCGGTGCCCGCATCGAGGAAGAGATCGAGGGCCTGTACGCCGTCTGTTTCCAGCACGAGCTCGACCACCTGAACGGCGTCCTGTTCATCGACCACCTGTCGCGCCTGCGCCGCGACCGCGCCATGTCCAAGGTCAAGAAGACCATGCGCCTGAGAGAGGACGCCTGA
- a CDS encoding YbgC/FadM family acyl-CoA thioesterase produces MTDQPTIGRFDGRAHLLPVRVYYEDTDFTGLVYHANYVRYFERGRSDFLRAIGIDHTDLLEGEAPMAFVIAALNLTFLRPARIDDALVVRTLYDTVKGPRLLISQTIERDGQVLCRAEVTAVCIHLDGRPRRPTRALVEAVTPWLAKAGDAG; encoded by the coding sequence ATGACCGATCAACCCACCATCGGCCGCTTCGACGGGCGCGCCCACCTGCTGCCCGTGCGGGTTTATTACGAGGACACCGACTTCACCGGCCTGGTCTATCACGCCAACTATGTGCGCTATTTCGAGCGGGGGCGGTCGGACTTCCTGCGCGCCATCGGCATCGACCACACCGACCTGCTGGAGGGGGAGGCCCCGATGGCCTTCGTCATCGCGGCGCTGAACCTGACCTTCCTTCGGCCGGCGCGGATCGACGACGCTTTGGTGGTGCGCACCCTCTACGACACGGTGAAGGGCCCTCGCCTGTTGATCTCCCAGACGATCGAGCGGGACGGGCAGGTGCTGTGCCGGGCCGAGGTCACGGCGGTCTGCATCCATCTGGACGGGCGGCCCCGTCGGCCGACGCGTGCCCTGGTCGAGGCCGTCACGCCGTGGCTGGCGAAGGCCGGCGACGCTGGTTAG
- the tolQ gene encoding protein TolQ, with protein sequence MTVAATVATEASMMNPVTLFMTADWIVKSVMIGLAVASVWSWTIIIDKAFRFTALNREANAFEDAIASGRSLEDVAAQAGPQPTHALPRMLVVALGDWKETRQKGPMTDSQGGLLVSRIDRALDSLIARESQRIEEGLGVLSVVATASPFIGLFGTVWGIMNAFGRIAAAGNTNLTTVAPAIAEALFATAIGLAAAIPAYIAYNKFSIDAGKFTGRLESFADDLQAAVARRLGSTAPASVTPPPAPGIPASGGDLLTRRSV encoded by the coding sequence ATGACCGTCGCCGCCACCGTCGCCACCGAAGCCTCGATGATGAACCCGGTCACCCTGTTCATGACCGCCGACTGGATCGTGAAGAGCGTGATGATCGGCCTGGCCGTGGCCTCGGTCTGGTCCTGGACCATCATCATCGACAAGGCGTTTCGCTTCACCGCCCTGAACCGCGAGGCCAATGCCTTCGAGGACGCGATCGCCTCCGGCCGGTCGCTGGAGGATGTGGCGGCCCAGGCCGGGCCGCAGCCGACCCACGCCCTGCCGCGCATGCTGGTCGTCGCGCTCGGCGACTGGAAGGAGACGCGGCAGAAGGGGCCCATGACCGACAGCCAGGGCGGCCTGCTGGTCAGCCGCATCGACCGGGCGCTGGACTCCCTGATCGCCCGCGAGAGCCAGAGGATCGAGGAGGGGCTCGGCGTGCTGTCGGTGGTGGCCACGGCCTCGCCGTTCATCGGCCTGTTCGGCACGGTCTGGGGCATCATGAACGCCTTCGGGCGGATCGCGGCGGCGGGCAACACCAACCTGACCACCGTGGCCCCGGCCATCGCCGAGGCCCTGTTCGCCACGGCCATCGGCCTGGCGGCGGCGATCCCGGCCTATATCGCCTACAACAAGTTCTCGATCGACGCGGGCAAGTTCACCGGCCGCCTGGAGAGTTTCGCCGACGACCTGCAGGCCGCCGTGGCCCGGCGGCTGGGGTCGACGGCCCCGGCCTCCGTGACGCCGCCGCCGGCACCAGGCATCCCCGCGTCCGGCGGCGATCTGCTCACCCGCCGGAGCGTCTGA
- a CDS encoding ExbD/TolR family protein, with amino-acid sequence MAMGGGAGGGRGRGRRRARRRPLSEINVTPLVDVMLVLLIIFMISAPLLTVGVPVELPQTEASAVETDQPPVTVSIDQDGAIFVARDETAYDALIERVTDAAGATEKAELSIFVRADGRAPYQAVARVMARLSAAGFTKLNLITDTAPDA; translated from the coding sequence ATGGCCATGGGTGGTGGGGCCGGCGGCGGTCGCGGCCGGGGTCGTCGGCGCGCGCGCCGGCGGCCGTTGAGCGAGATCAACGTCACGCCGCTGGTGGACGTGATGCTGGTGCTGCTGATCATCTTCATGATCTCGGCCCCGCTGCTGACCGTCGGCGTGCCGGTCGAACTGCCCCAGACCGAGGCCAGCGCGGTCGAGACCGACCAGCCGCCGGTGACGGTGTCGATCGATCAGGACGGGGCGATCTTCGTGGCACGTGACGAGACCGCCTATGACGCCCTGATCGAACGGGTGACGGACGCGGCCGGCGCCACTGAAAAGGCCGAACTGTCGATCTTCGTGCGGGCCGACGGGCGGGCCCCCTATCAGGCGGTGGCGCGGGTGATGGCGCGGCTGTCGGCGGCGGGCTTCACCAAGCTGAACCTGATCACCGACACGGCCCCGGACGCCTGA
- the tolB gene encoding Tol-Pal system beta propeller repeat protein TolB has product MRLNLLLGTVAALGILATSPQAQTQGLNGPSRQQSQAQPAQTGEPIEVEIDQGVLRPFQIAVAPFSGQNGASLTEVLSGDLRRSGFFEPINPGSFIETGLTLANAPNFPQWTQIGAQAVLYGSVSPRPDGRNDFGFRLYDPYRQCQLVSYNFTATPEQWRRIAHKIADVVYARMTGETGVFDTRIIYVAESGTELNRLSRLAIVDQDGYNPVFLTDGSEIILTPRFSSNPDEITYMALGKDYSRIYLYNLTTGRRESLGEFDGQALAPRYSPDGTKVAFSIIQGGNTDVYVMNLRTRQLSRLTSDPGIDTSPSFSPDASRIVFNSDRTGTPRLYVMNADGSNQRPISRGGGSYTAPAWSPRGDLIAFTKSGGGQFGIGVMATDGSGERMLSRSYFEEGPSWAPNGRYLMFSRQTRGGNTNLWMVDLSGRVIAQSGYQGRGSDPAWSPLLDDAPQNLGTGGADSCPT; this is encoded by the coding sequence ATGCGTCTGAACCTGCTTCTCGGCACCGTGGCGGCCCTCGGCATCCTGGCGACGTCCCCGCAGGCGCAGACCCAGGGGCTGAACGGGCCCAGCCGCCAGCAAAGCCAGGCCCAACCCGCCCAGACCGGCGAGCCGATCGAGGTCGAGATCGACCAGGGCGTGCTACGCCCCTTCCAGATCGCGGTGGCCCCCTTCAGCGGCCAGAACGGCGCGTCCCTGACCGAGGTGCTGTCGGGCGACCTGCGGCGCTCAGGCTTCTTCGAGCCGATCAACCCCGGCAGCTTCATCGAGACCGGCCTGACCCTGGCCAATGCCCCGAACTTTCCGCAGTGGACCCAGATCGGGGCTCAGGCGGTGCTTTATGGTTCGGTCAGCCCGCGTCCGGACGGTCGCAACGACTTCGGCTTCCGGCTGTACGACCCGTACCGCCAGTGCCAGCTGGTCAGCTACAATTTCACCGCTACGCCCGAACAGTGGCGCCGGATCGCGCACAAGATCGCCGACGTCGTCTATGCCCGGATGACCGGCGAGACCGGGGTGTTCGACACTCGCATCATCTATGTCGCCGAAAGCGGGACCGAGCTGAACCGGCTTAGCCGCCTCGCGATCGTGGACCAGGACGGCTACAACCCCGTGTTCCTGACCGACGGGTCGGAGATCATCCTGACGCCGCGCTTCTCGTCCAACCCGGACGAGATCACCTATATGGCGCTGGGCAAGGACTACAGCCGGATCTACCTGTACAACCTGACCACCGGCCGGCGCGAAAGCCTGGGCGAGTTCGACGGCCAGGCCCTGGCGCCGCGCTATTCGCCGGACGGGACCAAGGTGGCCTTCTCGATCATTCAGGGCGGCAATACCGACGTCTATGTGATGAACCTGCGCACGCGTCAGCTGTCGCGCCTGACCAGCGATCCCGGCATCGACACCTCGCCGTCGTTCAGCCCCGATGCGTCGAGGATCGTGTTCAACTCGGACCGGACCGGGACGCCGCGCCTGTATGTGATGAACGCCGACGGCTCGAACCAGCGGCCCATCAGCCGCGGCGGCGGCAGCTATACGGCCCCGGCCTGGAGCCCGCGCGGCGACCTGATCGCCTTCACCAAGTCGGGCGGGGGCCAGTTCGGCATCGGCGTCATGGCCACCGACGGTTCGGGCGAGCGGATGCTGAGCCGCAGCTATTTCGAGGAGGGCCCGTCCTGGGCCCCCAACGGCCGCTATCTGATGTTCTCGCGCCAGACGCGGGGCGGGAACACCAATCTGTGGATGGTGGACCTGTCCGGCCGGGTCATCGCCCAGTCGGGCTATCAGGGCCGCGGGTCCGACCCGGCCTGGTCGCCCCTGCTGGACGACGCGCCGCAGAACCTGGGCACCGGCGGGGCCGACAGCTGCCCGACCTGA
- the pal gene encoding peptidoglycan-associated lipoprotein Pal encodes MSPSSIAKIALLGLAALSMAACTPRRPVTGATDGTGGAVANNPVYPGPGNGGIDGGSTGPAAVGSAQDFVVNVGDRIYFDLDSYSVSPEAYPRLDAQAAWLQRYPQVQVRIEGNADERGTREYNLALGARRAESIRNYLINRGVPAGRIDTISFGKERPIAEGSSEDSWARNRNGHTAIVSGAN; translated from the coding sequence ATGTCCCCGTCCTCCATCGCCAAGATCGCTCTCCTCGGCCTGGCCGCCCTGTCCATGGCCGCCTGCACCCCGCGCCGCCCGGTGACGGGCGCGACGGACGGCACCGGCGGGGCCGTGGCCAACAATCCGGTCTATCCCGGCCCCGGCAATGGCGGCATCGACGGCGGATCGACCGGCCCGGCGGCCGTCGGCTCGGCCCAGGACTTCGTCGTCAACGTCGGCGACCGGATCTATTTCGACCTCGACAGCTATTCCGTCAGCCCCGAGGCCTATCCGCGCCTCGACGCCCAGGCCGCCTGGCTGCAGCGCTATCCCCAGGTCCAGGTCCGGATCGAAGGCAATGCCGACGAGCGCGGCACCCGTGAGTACAACCTGGCCCTGGGCGCGCGCCGGGCCGAGTCGATCCGCAACTATCTGATCAACCGCGGCGTGCCGGCCGGGCGGATCGACACCATCAGCTTCGGCAAGGAGCGGCCGATCGCCGAGGGTTCCAGCGAGGACTCGTGGGCCCGCAACCGCAACGGCCACACGGCGATCGTGTCGGGCGCCAACTAA
- a CDS encoding DUF3667 domain-containing protein, with translation MVDIEATGGLVTGGVIAGAIEKPSGHAGEAHAGTCSDCGQPVSGNFCAHCGQPTHVHRSLLHLGEELLHGVMHFDARIWRTLPLLLLNPGKLTREWIHGKRTRYVSPLAIFLFTVFLMFFALSFGGVEPIQSQSLDERIAEARTAVVESREALATVQAETPSDTPGRAGIVAGAQGAVTGAEATLRMLEEAKTAAPRADGLAPGSWQASVADSVHDGRVTIGIGDKKMKEKILHKLANPDFALYKIQQTAYKFAFLLIPLSIPFVWLLFAWKRGFTWYDHGVFVLYSLTFMAILTMAVGVFGRWDGWFPDTLVGLLMLSVPVHMFAQLKGTYGLSIFSALWRTAFLLLFCVFTITLFLAAIILMGLTG, from the coding sequence ATGGTGGATATCGAGGCGACCGGGGGGCTGGTCACCGGCGGCGTGATCGCGGGCGCGATCGAAAAGCCGAGCGGGCATGCGGGGGAGGCCCATGCCGGGACCTGCAGCGACTGCGGCCAGCCTGTCAGCGGGAATTTCTGCGCCCACTGCGGCCAGCCGACCCATGTGCACCGCTCGCTGCTGCATCTGGGCGAAGAACTTCTGCACGGCGTCATGCATTTCGACGCCCGCATCTGGCGCACCCTGCCGCTGCTGCTGCTGAACCCCGGCAAGCTGACGCGCGAGTGGATCCACGGCAAGCGGACCCGCTACGTCTCGCCCCTGGCCATCTTCCTGTTCACCGTCTTCCTGATGTTCTTCGCCCTCAGCTTCGGCGGGGTGGAACCAATCCAATCGCAGTCGCTGGATGAGCGGATCGCGGAGGCTCGGACCGCGGTGGTGGAATCGCGCGAAGCCTTGGCCACGGTCCAGGCCGAAACGCCGTCCGATACCCCCGGCAGGGCCGGTATCGTGGCGGGGGCCCAGGGGGCGGTGACGGGCGCCGAGGCGACGCTGCGCATGCTGGAAGAGGCCAAGACGGCCGCGCCTCGGGCCGACGGCCTGGCCCCCGGCAGCTGGCAGGCCAGCGTGGCCGACTCCGTTCACGACGGCCGGGTCACCATCGGGATCGGCGACAAGAAGATGAAGGAGAAGATCCTCCACAAGCTCGCGAACCCGGACTTCGCCCTCTACAAGATCCAGCAGACGGCCTACAAGTTCGCCTTCCTGCTGATCCCGCTGTCGATCCCGTTCGTGTGGCTGCTGTTCGCCTGGAAGCGGGGGTTCACCTGGTACGATCACGGCGTCTTCGTGCTGTATTCCCTGACCTTCATGGCCATCCTGACCATGGCCGTCGGGGTCTTCGGTCGGTGGGATGGATGGTTTCCGGACACCCTCGTCGGCCTGCTGATGCTGTCGGTGCCGGTGCACATGTTCGCCCAGTTGAAAGGCACCTATGGGCTGTCGATCTTCTCCGCGCTGTGGCGCACGGCCTTCCTGCTGCTGTTCTGCGTCTTCACGATCACCCTGTTTCTCGCAGCGATCATCCTGATGGGGCTGACGGGGTGA
- a CDS encoding tol-pal system YbgF family protein, with translation MKSLLTFRNIALATVACGLVGGAVVAQTQPLPAVQWDNRRLDTLDRNVRRLERALTQRNSQGQPVLVEPDPEVVALQDRVGQMDRRLADLEATVLRVNGDLERMTFSQDEGDRDNAALRTRLADAETRVQALERAATEARAAEEAEAAGPRSPTGDAVADLAAARALSATDPARGRAALEAVTANWPDTAQGREALWRVGDLIRAGGDQAGAVQQYAQALQGWPTQTWAGEVTLKLARGLEATNRDPQACAALGEYTRRYAATSTPALRQIATDTGRAANCT, from the coding sequence ATGAAAAGCCTGCTCACGTTTCGGAACATCGCCCTCGCCACGGTCGCCTGCGGCCTAGTCGGCGGCGCGGTGGTCGCCCAGACCCAGCCCCTGCCGGCGGTGCAGTGGGACAATCGCCGGCTGGACACGCTGGACCGCAATGTCCGCCGCCTCGAGCGCGCCCTGACCCAGAGGAACAGCCAGGGCCAGCCCGTGCTGGTCGAGCCGGATCCCGAGGTCGTCGCCCTGCAGGACCGGGTCGGGCAGATGGATCGCCGGCTGGCCGACCTGGAGGCCACGGTGCTGCGGGTGAACGGCGACCTGGAGCGGATGACCTTCTCGCAGGACGAGGGCGACCGCGACAACGCCGCCCTGCGCACCCGGCTGGCCGATGCCGAGACGCGGGTCCAGGCCCTGGAGCGCGCGGCGACCGAGGCCCGGGCGGCGGAAGAAGCCGAGGCGGCGGGGCCGCGCTCGCCCACCGGCGACGCCGTGGCCGATCTGGCGGCGGCGAGGGCGCTGTCGGCCACCGACCCGGCGCGCGGGCGGGCGGCGCTGGAGGCGGTGACGGCCAACTGGCCGGACACGGCCCAGGGACGCGAGGCGCTTTGGCGGGTCGGCGACCTCATCCGCGCGGGTGGCGACCAGGCCGGGGCGGTGCAGCAATACGCCCAGGCCCTGCAGGGCTGGCCGACCCAGACCTGGGCCGGGGAGGTGACGCTGAAACTGGCGCGGGGGCTGGAGGCGACCAACCGCGATCCGCAGGCCTGCGCGGCGCTCGGTGAATACACCCGGCGCTATGCGGCGACCTCGACCCCGGCCCTTCGACAGATCGCGACGGACACGGGACGGGCGGCGAACTGCACCTGA